A stretch of Eubalaena glacialis isolate mEubGla1 chromosome 10, mEubGla1.1.hap2.+ XY, whole genome shotgun sequence DNA encodes these proteins:
- the CCDC179 gene encoding coiled-coil domain-containing protein 179 gives MCLCCREDDAGQVNAEGSKWHHPSDVTERQSTDKRVQRMQNLRKQKRKFNKRFSRPAPVPEPGLLWT, from the exons ATGTGCCTGTGCTGTAGGGAGGACGACGCTGGCCAAGTCAACGCC GAAGGCTCAAAATGGCATCATCCTTCAGACGTCACTGAAAGGCAg TCCACAGATAAACGTGTACAGCGTATGCAAAACCTAAggaaacagaagaggaaatttaatAAACGGTTTTCAAGGCCTGCCCCTGTTCCAGAACCAGGACTCCTA